GACAGCAGGTTCAGATAGGCCTCATCCACGGTCGGGCCGATCGCCCTCCCCTGGTACAACCCCGTATCCGCGAGTAACGGCCATGCCTCGCGGTAATCGCCATACACCAACACCGCATCACGAATCTGGTCCAGCGGCACCAGCAGGTTGCGACCAGTGGTGTCGACCCTGGCGTCGATATCCCTGCCACTGAAGTCCTGGCTCTTGGCCAAGACGCTGGCGGCTTTCTCGCGGTTGATATTGAAATAAAACTGCCAGGTTGCGATGACTACGAAACAGCCCAAGGACGCGACGCTGAACCCGGCAATCAGCAGGCGCCGCTTGTTGCGGGCCACTTTGATGTTGTCACCCGCCAGGCCCGCTTCAGGGTAGATCACCCGTTGGAACAGTTGCTGGGCAAAGTAGATCGCCGTACCACCGGCAGGCTTGACCTCCGGTGGCGGCGGCGGCAGTTGATACGCCTGCCCCGCTTCTTTGACGAAGGCATTGCTCAGGGTGCCTTGTTGCAAGACCGATGAAAAATACAGCCCGCGTACCAGCGCCGGGGTAGTGAAACGATCACTGCCGAGCATTTCGCTCAAGAAGCCGAACAGTGCCGGACGTAGGCCCGCCATCTGGTGCATCAGTGCCTGTAGTCGATCGCGTTCGGTCAACGGGCGCGACTCACCGATACCATCGAAGATCTGTTCGCTTAAGCGGTCGACAAAGAACTGGTATTGGCGGATCAGCTCTGCCATCCAGGCGTCGAAATCACCCACCGCATCCAGGCTGAAGGTGAAGCCCAGAAGGTCTTCACGCCCGCTGCGCGACAACCGGGTGAAGAACTCTTCAAAACCTTCCAGCAGGTCGAATTTGCTTAGCGTCACGTACACCGGCAAGCGCGTGCCCAATTGCCGCGTCAGCTCAAACAGCCGAGTGCGCAGCAGATTGGCGTGGGCCTTGCGCTGCTCGGGTCGTTGCCCCAGCAAAGCCTGCACATCAATCACCAACACAACCCCATTGAGCGCCCGACGGCTGCGATTGCGCGCCAGCCAATCAAGCAGGTGCCGCCAGAGACGTGGATGGGTGCCTGCGGGCAGGACCGGCTTGACCTTACCGTGGTTCGTGCCCTGCTGCCCGGCGTCGCCTGCCGACGGCTCCGAGTGGCTGAGGAACTCGCCGGGCGGGTCAATCAACACGGCCTCGTCACCGATCCACCAATCCACCGGATAGGCCAGTTGTTCCTCCCGATGGGCCCTGACCCCGGCCTTGGTCACATGAGACAAAGAAAAACTCTGGTTGGAGCGTGTGATCAAGCTGGTCTTGCCGGCATTTTCCTCACCCAGCACCAGGTACCACGGCAGTTGATAGAGCGAACGGCGGCGCTCCATGTTGTTGAGCAAATTGCCCAAGCTGCGGTCCAGCGCGCGCTCCTGCGCCTCGACGTAAGGCAGACATGGGTCGGCTTGCACTGCGGCCTCGTGCTGACGCTCGACCTGCAGGCGCTGGTAACGATTACGCACCCGCCATGCCCAGATCAGCAACGGCACCACCAATACCACCACGCTGGCCGAGACACGCATCGCCCACTCGCTCAGTGGCTGACGCTCGCGCCAAGTCCACTGGGGGCCCAGCCACCAGATGGCGATCAATAAAAACACTACGCCCAGCAGCACCAGTACGGGCACGGCCTGGTTGAATTGACGCAGTACCGGCAGGCCCCAGCGTTTGAGGTAACTCCAGACCATCAACATAAATCGCTCCTACTCCTTAACCGTTTTAATCAAAAGACTGTCGTCAATGGCTTGCGTCACCTTCCGATACAGTTCCGGCTCCCAGCCCTGCGCCGTGGTATCGCGCATCAGCCGTGCAACGTTGGCGTACAAATCGTCCGCCAGCCACGACAGGCCGCGCGATGCCAGCAGGTCGGCGGCTATTACCGTGGCGTAGCTGCGCTGGCGCGGGGCGTCATGGGTGGCGTGCAGGTCCTGCAGGCGCAGCAGCACCACTTCAACGCCTTCGGTATTGAGCTGGGTGGCCAATTCGTCGCGCAGGCCGGCGTATTCCTGCACCGGGCTGCCGGTGGTTTGCGCTTGATCAGCGCCGGTGATCCACGCCTGGGTTTGAGCATCAACGAACGGCGTGCCGTCGCTGAAACACAGCTCCAGCAACGCGGGCAGGCGGCAGACGAACCGCTCGCAGGTCTGGCGGATGGCTGAGGCCACTTCCTCCATCGCCAGACGCGAGGCGACGCTGGCCGTTAAATAGCTGCCGCGCAGCCAATATGGCGAGGCGCAGACGCTTTTTTCGAGGCGCAGCAGCAGGTTCGGGTCCAGGGCATTGTGGTTCAGCGCATCCTGATAGCCGTCGACGATATCCTTGGGCACGGCGGTCAATTCAGTGCGCCGGTCCCGGGTGATGAGAGGCGCAGTGCGCAGGTGCGACCACAGGCCGAAGCGTCGCAGTTGGTAGCCGGTGGGGTCGTAGGGGTCTTGCAGGTTGATCTGCTCGGCCATGCTCAACACGGCACGGCGTTGTTCGCGCTCATTACTCGGCGCTTGCGGCTTGGGACTGGTGAAAAAGCTGACGCCAGAATGCTGCCGGGAGTGGCCGAACGGACGGGCTCTGCAGCAGCGACCGGCTCGCTGTATTTGACCAACTGGCGTTGCAGGGTTTCCAACGGTGCGGGGTCGAGTTTGGCGGGTTCGGCACACCGTTGCAGATTGGCCAGGGCCAGCTCCGCCGCCGCTTGATAGGCCGGTTCAAAACTGCTGCGCTCCAGGGTTGGCAACATCTGAGCAAGATCGCCCAGCATGCGCTGTACTTGCTTGCGTTTGTTCAGGTAGCCGGTGGGGCCGGGCTTGGGGTGGGCACTGTCCCAATACAGTTCGACCATACCGGCCAATAGCCCCAGCGCATCGGCCCAACGTGCCCATTGCCGGGTGCGCAGCCACACCACCTGCAGATGAGCGAGGATGCGCCAGTGCTTGCACTGAATCGCCAAGTATTGACGGGAAGCTTCGTCGATATAGGGCCAGTCGATGTCGCCTTCACGCAGGCCGCCGAGCTTGACCATTTCCTGGTCGATAGCCTGGTAGGTTTCGTCCTCGACATCGAAATGGCCTGCAGGTTGCGCAGGGTCAATGGGGGTCAGCAGCAGCTTGACCGCGTGCGCTGGAACGTCAATTACCAGCGACATACTTGGCGCTCCTGCTCAATCAACTCGCCCAGCCCTTCGGCGTCAAATACCAAGCCGTGCAGCCGGGGATAGTCACTCTCAATGCGCAGGCGCTGACCACCGCCCATATTGCGCAACAAGGCAATGGCCTGCAGCCCGCGTCCGGCGTCAACCACCAGGCCGGCATCGTCCAGCACCTGCCACTGATAGGCTTCGGAAACCGGGCGCTCGTCCTTGAACAGCTGGATGCGAATCTTGTTCGGCTTGGCCGGTTCATCCAGCACCAGCTGCAGGCGCGAGATTTTCGATTCACAACTGACAGCCAAGTAAGGCCGTGGCGGCAACGCCCCCAGGGCCGGGGCCGAGATCACCAGGCGGGGTTGCTGGTCGTTGTCCGATTCGGGGAATGACGACAACAGGAAACGCTGGTCCTCGGGTGGACGCTTGGCTTCATTGCGCTGCACCAGATCGACTATCGGCAGCACCTGGCCAAGGGCGCGCGGTGCAGCTGGGGGTGATGGATGGGTGTACCAGCGGCCAGATCAAAACACTCCAAGCGCTTCAAGGGCGAGACGATGGAAGGGCAATCTTGTGTTGCCGCCTGCGTGTCCATTACGGCCATAACCGCCAGGCAGAGCCCCCCTTTCCATTCTCGCCATCCGTTGCGCATTAACGCCTCCTGAATATGTCTCGCCTAAATCCGAACCGGACATTTTTCAACTTTCGAACTACTGTTGCTTAGGCCGAAAGTTAAATTAATTAACTTGCAAAGCGTCACCTGAGTTCAAGGGATAGGCAAGTAAAAGACGTTCAATACACTGCTACACCCCGAATAAAAGAGACCTCTTTCAGATGCATCCACAATAAGCGTAGGAAAATTAACCGCACTCATCGCGACGCTATTTCCTACATCCAAAGACCACGAGTCGCGTCCACGCCGTCCTACAAGACAAACCTTGCAGCAGCTGGTTCTAATACGCCGACTTTACGAAAAGGACTCTTCCCATGTCGAAAACCCAGGTTCTGTCGCGCCCAAAGAGCGCGTCAACATCAAATACGTGCCCGCCACAGGAGACCAACAAGCCGAAGTAGAGCTTCCCCTGAAGCTATTGGTTACAGGCGACTTCAAAGGCCACGGCGAACTAATCGCCATTGAAGATCGGCAAGCCATTCGCATCGACAAAGACACATTCAATGAAGTACTGACCAAGGCCGAAGTTACCCTGGAGATGGCAGTTCCGTCCGTTCTTAACAACGACATCGACACCGACCTGAACGTTCAGCTTCAATTCAAGAGCATCAACGACTTTGGCCCTGACGCCGTTACCCGCCAAGTGCCTGAGTTAAATAAGTTATTGGAACTGCGCGAAGCCTTAGTTGCGCTCAAAGGCCCAATGGGCAATGTCCCAGCCTTTCGCAAACACCTGCAAAACCTGTTGACCGATGAAACCGCACGCCTACGTTTGGCCAGCGAATTGAACCTGGTTCTCGACGCGCCCAACAACTGACTTGAACGCCCTTCTCAACGGAGTACTCCCCATGCCTATGGAAAGCGCCGCCGCCCAGGTACTGGTGGCTGACGAACAAACGTCGCTGCTGGACCAACTGCTGGCCAACACCACCATCCGCCCTTCCCAGGAAGGCTATGCCGTTGCCCGCCAAGGCGTGGCTGCGTTCATCAGCGAAATCCTGCAAAGCGGCGATCACCAGCAGCCGATCAACAAATACCGGGTCGATCAAATGATTGCCGAAATCGACCGGGCGTTGGGCAAGCAGATGGACGTGATTTTGCACCAGCCACAGTTCCAGCAACTGGAGTCTGCGTGGCGTGGCCTGAAGTTGCTGGTGGACCGCACGGACTTTCGCGAGAACATCAAGCTGGAGATGCTGCACGTCACCAAAGAGGAACTGCTGGACGACTTCGACAATGCCGGCGACATCACCCGCAGCGGCCTGTACAAGCACGTCTACACCGCGGGCTACGGCCAGTTTGGTGGCGAGCCGGTGGGCGCCATTGTTGGCAACTACACGTTTGGACCGGGTTCGCCGGACATCAAGTTACTGAGCTATGTGGCCTCGGTGGGCGCCATGTCCCATGCACCGTTTGTCTCTGCGGCAGGGCCTGAGCTGTTCAACCTGGAGGGGTTCCAGGGCTGCCCGATCTCAAGGAGATCAGTGATATTTTTGACGGCCCACGCCATACCAAATGGCGCGGGCTGCGTGAGTCCGAAGACGCCCGCCATCTGGCCCTGACGCTACCGCGCTTCCTGCTACGCACGCCGTACAGCACCGAAGACAACCCGACTCGCAGTTTCGGCTACAACGAAACCGTCGATGGCAACCATGATAATTATCTGTGGGGCAACACCGCGTTCCTGATGGCTTCCCGCATTACCGACAGCTTCGCCCGCTACCGCTGGTGCCCGAACATCATCGGCCCGCAATCCGGCGGCGCGGTCGACGATCTGCCGGTGCACTTGTACGAATCCCTCGGCCAATTGCAGGCCAAGATCCCCACTGAAGTGCTGATCTCCGACCGCAAGGAATTCGAACTGGCCGAAGCAGGCTTCATCCCGCTGACCATGCGCAAGGACAGCGACAACGCGGCGTTCTTCTCAGCCAACTCGGTACAAAAGCCCAAGAATTTCCCCAAGACCCGCGAAGGTCAAGAGGCGCAGACCAACTACAAGCTCGGCACCCAACTGCCGTACCTGTTCATCGTCAATCGACTGGCGCACTACATCAAGGTGCTGCAACGCGAGCAGGTCGGCAGCTGGAAAGAACGCCAAGACTTGGAGCGCGAGCTGAACACCTGGCTCAAGCAGTACATCGCCGACCAGGAAAACCCTTCCTCTGACGTGCGTAGTCGTCGTCCATTGCGCGCCGCGCAAATCGTCGTACAGGACGTGGCCGGCGATCCGGGTTGGTACCAGGTGTCGTTGGCAGTTCGCCCGCACTTCAAGTACATGGGCGCCAACTTCGAGATCTCGCTGGTGGGCCGGCTGGACACCCAATAAGTGGCCGGTGCCAGCCTGTTCGAACGCTTGGAACCCGATGCGCCGCGCTACCGCCCAGGCAGTGCGGATGAACAGGCGGGCCAGCGTATTGAGGCGATCAAGCGCCACTTGGAGTACGTGCTCAACTCACGCCAGGGCTGCTCGCAAAGCAGCCCTGAACTGGGCCTGCGCGACTTCAACGGGGTCACCCAGGCCAGCAGTGATCTGGTGGTCGCCATCAGCGCCGATATCCGGCGTTCGGTGGAGGCGTTTGAACCGCGCATTACGGTGACCGGCGTGCGCTATCAGCCCGATCCGGACCTGCCGCTGGAGCTGAATTTTCGCCTGGATTGCCAGGTGCAGGTCAACCACAAGGACGAACAGGTGCAGATCGAAGTGGCCATGCATGGTCGCGACGGCTACACCCGCGTGAGATGAGGATGCGATGGACTTGAAACAACGCTTTGCCGAGGAATTGCGCTACCTGCGCGAACTCGGCCGCGAGTTTGCCGAGGACAACCCGCAACTGGCGCAGTTTCTCGGTGATCAGGCGGGTGACCCCGACGTGGAGCGGCTGCTGGAGGGCTTTGCCTTCCTCACCGCCAAGCTGGGGCTGAAGATTGATGACGATTTGCCGGAGCTGACTCATCCGCTGTTGCAGATGCTCTGGCCCAACTACCTGCGCCCCCTGCCCAGCGCGACCATCATCCGCTTTACGCCGTTGCCCGATGCAATCAGCCAGCGCCAGGTAATTCCCAAGGGCACGCCACTGTTTGCCAAGCCGGTGAATGGCACGTCCTGCCAGTTTCGCACCTGCACCGATGTCAGCCTGTACCCGCTGGCCTTGCAGGAAGTCAGCGACGCCCACAGCCGTGAGGCTTCGGTGATGCGTATCGACCTCAAGGTGTTGACCGGGCAACCGCTGACCAGCATGGCCTGCGACCAATTGGATTTTCACCTTGGCGGCGATAACGCCACCGCACTGACCTTGTACCTTTGGCTTGCGCACTATCTGGACAGCGTTACGCTGCACATCAATGGCGAAGGTCATCGTCTGTCGGCCAAGGATATCGGCTTTCCCGGTTTCACCGCCGACGAGGCACTGCTGCCCTACCCGCGCAATGTGTTCGATGGCTACCGGATCCTGCAGGAATACTTTGTGTTCCCGCAGCGGTTCCATTTTTTCAGCCTGACCCGTTTGGCTCACGTTTGGCCGGATGTCACCGCCACCACCCTGCGTTTCGAATTTCAGTTCACCCGGCCCATGCCGCCCGATATCCGCCTGCGTACCTGCGACCTGCACCTGTACTGCGCGCCTGCCATCAACCTGTTCCGCCACGATGCCAACCCTATCGCGCTGGACGGGCGCAGCCTGGAGCGGCGTATCAGCCCCAGTGGCAGTCAGCCTGAGGCTTACGAGATTTTCAGTGTCGACAAGGTGGCCGGTTGGGATGCCGCCGATAAGGAGCGCAAGGGTGATCCGCTGCGCAGGTTTACCCCGTTCGAATCGTTCCAGCATGAGATCGAGCACGCACGGGGTCGAACTGCGCTGTACTTTCGCACGCATATCGAGGAGTCGCATGGCCGTGAAGGCCTGCAGCATCGCATCGCTTTCGTTCGTGGCGATGAGAGCTTGTACATCGGCGAGCATGAAGCGGCGTCCATTGAGTTGACGTGCAGCAACCGCGATTTACCGCAGTTGCTGGGCGTTGGAGATGTCGGTGTCTACCGAGGTCACGCCCTCGTTCGCCACCTACACCAACTTGATTGCACCGACTCGAAGCTACCGGCCCGTACTGGACAGCAGCCTGCACTGGACGCTGATTTCAAACCTGTCGCTGAACTACCTGTCGCTGCTATCGGCCGAGCCGCTCAAGGCAGTGATTCGTGCCTATGACTTCGCCGCCTTGCACGACCTGCAACAGGCCCGCGCTACGCGCAAACGCCTAAATGGCATCCACAAGGCAGTGACCACGCCCATCGACTGGCTGATGAAAGGCCAGCCGGTGCGCGGCTTGCAAACCCGCTTGCAACTGGACCAAAACGCATTCCTTTGCGAGGGCGAGTTGTTCCTGTTCGCCAGTGTGCTTTCGCACTTCTTCGCCCTCTACGCGAGCATCAATTCCTTCCATCGCCTGGAAGTCATCAACTCCACTAACAACGAGTGCTACGAATGGCCACTGTTGACCGGCAGACAACCCGTGATCTAGCCGACCTGCTGCTGGCCGACGCGCGAAACTATTCGTTTCACCGTCTGCTGGAGCATCTGCACGCTTTGCATGGCGATGACCTGGAAGCGCAGCCCTTGAGTATGGCGGCGCGCCGTCGTGTGCGCCTGCAAAGTCACGCGGGGCTGGGCTTTCCAGCTTCCGACGTAGTCGAGGCGGCACGCCTTGGGGATCGCGAAGAAGTGCGCTAT
The Pseudomonas poae DNA segment above includes these coding regions:
- a CDS encoding type VI secretion system-associated protein TagO → MPIVDLVQRNEAKRPPEDQRFLLSSFPESDNDQQPRLVISAPALGALPPRPYLAVSCESKISRLQLVLDEPAKPNKIRIQLFKDERPVSEAYQWQVLDDAGLVVDAGRGLQAIALLRNMGGGQRLRIESDYPRLHGLVFDAEGLGELIEQERQVCRW
- the tssB gene encoding type VI secretion system contractile sheath small subunit, with protein sequence MRRLYEKDSSHVENPGSVAPKERVNIKYVPATGDQQAEVELPLKLLVTGDFKGHGELIAIEDRQAIRIDKDTFNEVLTKAEVTLEMAVPSVLNNDIDTDLNVQLQFKSINDFGPDAVTRQVPELNKLLELREALVALKGPMGNVPAFRKHLQNLLTDETARLRLASELNLVLDAPNN
- the tssE gene encoding type VI secretion system baseplate subunit TssE — protein: MAGASLFERLEPDAPRYRPGSADEQAGQRIEAIKRHLEYVLNSRQGCSQSSPELGLRDFNGVTQASSDLVVAISADIRRSVEAFEPRITVTGVRYQPDPDLPLELNFRLDCQVQVNHKDEQVQIEVAMHGRDGYTRVR